A single genomic interval of Polaribacter vadi harbors:
- a CDS encoding suppressor of fused domain protein, which translates to MGFLKRLFGKKEKSIEKEFNEEEYEKDYELKSEGLKNILGEMHNLVGHAIIPFAIGGTVDMYYFPKHIKGTGFATMELLDPDGNGPKENRIGTYELVAFTKHDYNESEDNQTPFNLIERKACGFLTSIGNYSSIAVLNPKETIEIPNGENEQNSCLVFDLYEPNGKKFKIGNREHHLLLCMQIFRSEMDYARQHGSDELFNLLKEKGIYPYSDLDREPVI; encoded by the coding sequence ATGGGATTTTTAAAACGTTTATTTGGTAAAAAAGAAAAGTCAATTGAAAAAGAATTTAATGAAGAAGAATATGAAAAAGATTACGAGTTAAAATCTGAAGGACTTAAAAATATTCTTGGAGAAATGCATAATCTTGTTGGACACGCAATTATCCCTTTTGCCATTGGTGGAACAGTCGATATGTATTATTTTCCTAAACACATAAAAGGAACAGGATTTGCAACTATGGAGTTATTAGATCCAGATGGTAATGGACCAAAAGAAAACCGAATTGGAACTTATGAATTAGTTGCTTTTACTAAACACGATTATAATGAAAGTGAAGATAATCAAACACCATTTAATCTCATTGAAAGAAAAGCGTGCGGATTCTTAACATCAATTGGAAATTATTCGTCAATAGCTGTTCTTAACCCAAAAGAAACTATTGAAATACCAAATGGGGAAAATGAACAAAATTCTTGTTTGGTATTTGATTTATATGAGCCAAATGGAAAAAAATTTAAAATAGGTAATCGAGAACATCATTTATTACTTTGTATGCAAATTTTTAGAAGTGAAATGGATTACGCAAGACAACATGGAAGTGATGAATTATTTAATTTATTAAAAGAAAAAGGAATCTATCCTTATAGCGATTTAGATAGAGAACCAGTAATATAA
- a CDS encoding DUF6794 domain-containing protein codes for MREKLLTTLFIAIATLISCKNSTPLKSEKILNESYVPKNLDEALTQIDFNLSDSLKLEIKKKSENDFTSESHFGLGIGMRNNWRLWKGSDLSKYFNSIGIYHPDDMSGIILTSYYRKLTGHEIKLDEQIAYYKEYWDGVELTQLPEKKEHPEPNLKFRVSINYGSYAENKKWGTVYIQTNSENENFWIYDYYYGWKKIDLETKEKLENVRIQETESIMNQIFS; via the coding sequence ATGCGAGAAAAACTGCTAACAACATTATTTATTGCAATAGCAACTTTAATTAGTTGCAAAAATTCAACACCTTTAAAATCTGAAAAAATACTTAACGAAAGTTATGTTCCAAAAAATTTAGACGAAGCTCTTACTCAAATTGATTTTAATCTATCTGACTCTCTGAAATTAGAAATTAAGAAAAAATCTGAAAACGATTTCACCTCAGAATCTCATTTCGGACTTGGAATCGGAATGCGAAATAATTGGCGACTATGGAAAGGTTCTGATTTATCTAAATATTTTAATAGCATTGGAATTTATCATCCTGATGATATGTCTGGAATTATTTTAACAAGCTATTATCGAAAACTAACTGGACACGAAATAAAATTAGACGAACAAATTGCATATTATAAAGAATATTGGGATGGAGTTGAATTAACTCAATTACCTGAAAAAAAAGAACATCCTGAACCAAATCTAAAATTTAGAGTTTCTATAAACTATGGTAGTTACGCCGAAAATAAAAAATGGGGAACTGTTTATATTCAGACAAATTCTGAAAATGAAAATTTCTGGATTTATGATTACTATTATGGTTGGAAAAAAATAGATTTAGAAACAAAAGAAAAGCTCGAAAATGTGCGAATTCAAGAAACTGAATCTATAATGAATCAAATATTTAGCTAA
- a CDS encoding IMPACT family protein, producing the protein MENDSYKTILKPSEETLFKDRNSKFFGYAFPVLHEDDVKDCLEELKKKHHTARHFCYAYQIGIEDIKYRANDDGEPNNSAGMPIYGQIQSFDVTNILIVSVRYFGGTKLGVGGLINAYKTSAQLTLETSTIVEKTIDIFFQLNFEYDMMNKVMRIIKEKNITLENQKMELACEFIISIRKKEAENIFEIFDTLYKVDVKIVDQL; encoded by the coding sequence ATGGAAAATGATAGTTATAAAACAATTTTAAAACCCTCAGAAGAAACGCTTTTTAAAGATAGAAATAGTAAGTTTTTTGGCTACGCTTTTCCTGTGCTTCATGAAGATGATGTAAAAGATTGTTTAGAGGAATTAAAGAAAAAACATCATACAGCTCGTCATTTTTGTTATGCGTATCAAATTGGTATCGAAGACATAAAATATAGAGCCAATGATGATGGAGAACCCAACAATTCTGCTGGAATGCCTATTTATGGGCAAATTCAATCTTTTGATGTTACCAATATTTTAATTGTTTCTGTACGTTATTTTGGTGGCACAAAATTAGGTGTTGGTGGTTTGATAAACGCCTACAAAACTTCTGCTCAACTTACTTTGGAAACCTCAACCATCGTAGAAAAAACCATTGATATCTTTTTTCAACTCAACTTTGAGTACGATATGATGAATAAAGTAATGCGAATTATCAAAGAGAAAAACATTACACTCGAAAATCAAAAAATGGAATTGGCTTGCGAGTTTATTATTTCTATCAGAAAAAAAGAAGCTGAAAACATTTTTGAAATTTTTGATACTTTGTATAAGGTTGATGTGAAAATTGTAGATCAACTTTAA
- a CDS encoding NAD(P)H-dependent oxidoreductase: protein MKNIFIINGGHPFAHSGGRFNETLFANTISHFESLEGFKVKSTQVGENYKVKEEVEKFKWADLVIYHTPIWWFQIPFGFKKYIDEVFTEGHQNGIYASDGRSRKNPNINYGTGGLMHGKKYILTTSWNAPKTAFTLENEFFNQKSVDEGAMFGFHRMNAFTGMEVLATHHFHDMEKNADVPFELNTYSTFLNNVMINL, encoded by the coding sequence ATGAAAAATATATTTATAATTAATGGAGGTCATCCATTTGCACATTCTGGAGGAAGATTTAACGAAACACTTTTCGCCAATACAATTTCACATTTTGAATCTTTAGAAGGATTTAAAGTGAAGTCTACTCAAGTAGGTGAAAATTATAAGGTAAAAGAAGAAGTTGAAAAATTTAAGTGGGCAGATTTAGTGATTTATCATACGCCTATTTGGTGGTTTCAAATACCTTTTGGATTTAAAAAATATATAGATGAAGTTTTTACGGAAGGTCATCAAAATGGAATTTATGCAAGCGATGGAAGAAGTCGAAAAAATCCAAACATCAATTACGGAACTGGTGGTTTAATGCACGGAAAAAAATATATACTCACTACAAGTTGGAATGCTCCTAAAACTGCATTTACTTTAGAAAATGAATTTTTTAATCAAAAAAGTGTAGATGAAGGTGCAATGTTTGGGTTTCACAGAATGAATGCTTTTACAGGAATGGAAGTATTAGCAACACATCATTTTCACGATATGGAAAAAAATGCAGATGTTCCTTTTGAATTAAATACTTACAGCACTTTTTTAAATAATGTAATGATTAATTTGTAA
- a CDS encoding LysR family transcriptional regulator, protein MVNLEWYRTFKEIYENGTLTKASIALYASQPGVSVHLNALEAYVGKKLFERTSRKMIPTEDGKFLYEYIIESLKKLEIAEQHFKKTTQEKNPSLNIGMCSEMFQLIIEPEIPKLDFDLVARFGAHTDLIKDLNNGILDLVITPKKQNEKKSLVEYIPFSKERIVLVAGNKTNVTKIQKYLKSNNLNKLEDELLQNVWYSSSNEMEHFRRFWFENFNKKPAFKPNYILPNITSIIRCLNNGNGLALVPDFLCREQIIRNEINLVWEGNVKTENTLYFASRTDLKYKKELDTIKSIFTSKMY, encoded by the coding sequence ATGGTAAATTTAGAATGGTACAGAACATTTAAAGAAATATATGAAAACGGAACTTTAACTAAAGCTTCTATTGCTTTATATGCTTCTCAACCTGGAGTTAGTGTACACTTAAATGCTTTAGAAGCTTATGTTGGCAAAAAACTTTTTGAACGTACTTCAAGAAAAATGATTCCTACAGAGGATGGAAAATTTTTATACGAATATATTATTGAATCTTTAAAAAAACTTGAAATAGCAGAACAGCATTTTAAAAAGACAACGCAAGAAAAAAATCCATCTCTAAACATTGGAATGTGTTCAGAAATGTTTCAACTTATTATTGAACCCGAAATTCCAAAACTAGACTTTGACCTAGTAGCTAGATTTGGAGCTCATACAGATTTAATAAAAGACCTAAACAATGGTATTTTAGATTTAGTAATAACACCTAAAAAACAGAATGAAAAAAAATCATTAGTTGAGTATATTCCGTTTTCTAAAGAAAGAATCGTTTTAGTAGCAGGAAATAAAACGAATGTAACTAAAATACAAAAATACCTAAAATCTAACAACTTAAACAAGTTAGAAGACGAACTGCTTCAAAATGTTTGGTATAGTTCATCAAATGAAATGGAACATTTTAGACGTTTTTGGTTTGAGAATTTTAATAAGAAACCTGCTTTTAAACCTAACTATATTTTACCAAATATTACTTCTATTATAAGATGTTTAAACAATGGTAATGGACTTGCTTTAGTTCCAGATTTTTTATGTCGAGAACAAATTATAAGAAACGAAATAAATTTAGTTTGGGAAGGAAACGTAAAAACGGAGAACACCTTATATTTTGCATCAAGAACAGATTTGAAATACAAAAAAGAATTAGATACAATTAAGAGTATATTTACATCAAAAATGTATTAA